The following coding sequences lie in one Treponema sp. OMZ 790 genomic window:
- a CDS encoding leucine-rich repeat protein, protein MKNSNTNKIGSAQRFTHWAAVLTLAASLVIMGLFTACPNAAGGGGTSSDGNTGGGGGTPQSKCTVNFSVEDGNGFLIAKVGDTIIDSGAQVEKDTTVTFTAIEKTGYRVYGWTLNGTVVNDTAKTYSLTIDKDVTVKVSFEDAGSPPKPRYNVYFQEFGKGSISAQVDGNTITPDTKVQEDKTVLFTATADPGYKVQKWTLNGTPVNGTAETYSLILTNSVSVCVYFERNAPKYPVNFSVDGGNGTLKASFAGFVQLDTGDTIYEGDEVRFTAVPAEGYEVGIWTIEGGSFESGSGIPGYSYARVKVTAPVTVKVRFIKESIPLSKLDIEGTVLKGYTGEKPRGILRVPAGITEIAERAFKNCTDITEVYLPESLTEIGTYAFYNCYGITKLILSKNLAHIEYCAFYSCKMTGTVKFPASLSFVGESAFKSCNKVEYFDFSLCKNPPLTAIGTDAFNYTDGRFKVKTGTGIKALLTASGVDASRIDEEP, encoded by the coding sequence ATGAAAAACTCAAACACAAACAAAATCGGAAGCGCACAGCGTTTCACACATTGGGCGGCAGTCCTCACACTTGCCGCATCGCTAGTGATTATGGGGCTCTTTACCGCCTGCCCCAACGCCGCAGGCGGCGGCGGAACAAGCTCCGACGGTAACACGGGCGGGGGCGGAGGTACCCCGCAATCCAAGTGCACCGTAAACTTTAGCGTAGAAGACGGGAACGGCTTCCTTATCGCAAAGGTCGGCGACACGATAATAGACAGCGGTGCCCAAGTAGAAAAAGATACAACAGTAACCTTTACCGCAATAGAGAAGACAGGCTACAGGGTATATGGCTGGACTCTTAACGGTACAGTAGTAAACGATACGGCAAAAACCTATTCGCTTACAATCGATAAGGATGTAACGGTAAAGGTAAGTTTTGAAGACGCCGGCTCCCCGCCTAAGCCCAGATACAATGTATACTTTCAGGAATTCGGCAAAGGCAGCATTAGCGCACAGGTAGACGGTAATACAATAACCCCGGACACCAAAGTACAAGAAGACAAAACCGTGCTCTTTACCGCAACAGCCGACCCCGGTTACAAAGTACAGAAGTGGACGCTTAACGGGACGCCGGTAAACGGGACGGCAGAAACCTATTCGCTTATCCTTACAAACTCTGTATCGGTATGTGTATACTTTGAGCGGAATGCACCCAAATACCCCGTAAATTTTAGTGTGGATGGCGGCAACGGCACCCTTAAGGCAAGCTTTGCCGGATTTGTACAGCTTGATACCGGTGACACAATATATGAGGGCGACGAAGTACGCTTTACCGCAGTGCCCGCAGAAGGCTATGAGGTCGGCATTTGGACAATCGAAGGCGGCAGCTTTGAATCCGGCTCAGGCATACCCGGATACTCTTATGCACGCGTAAAGGTAACCGCCCCCGTAACGGTAAAGGTGCGCTTTATTAAAGAATCCATACCGCTTTCAAAATTGGACATCGAAGGCACCGTGCTTAAAGGCTATACGGGCGAAAAACCCCGAGGCATATTGCGCGTACCCGCGGGCATTACCGAAATTGCCGAGAGAGCTTTTAAGAACTGTACAGACATAACGGAAGTATACCTTCCCGAAAGCCTTACCGAAATCGGCACATATGCTTTTTACAATTGCTATGGTATAACAAAGCTCATCTTAAGCAAAAACCTTGCCCATATCGAATATTGTGCTTTTTACTCCTGCAAAATGACAGGCACCGTCAAATTTCCCGCGAGCCTTAGCTTTGTGGGAGAAAGTGCGTTTAAATCCTGCAACAAGGTAGAATACTTTGATTTCAGTTTATGCAAAAACCCGCCCCTTACGGCAATCGGCACCGACGCCTTTAACTATACAGACGGCAGGTTTAAAGTTAAAACCGGCACAGGCATAAAAGCCCTGCTCACAGCCTCAGGCGTAGATGCAAGCAGAATAGACGAGGAGCCGTAA
- the sufD gene encoding Fe-S cluster assembly protein SufD: MSDRTYFKRLDYTKTDVPARPFCNLNCRAEDKNIEQMPIDEFLKTAPSEDIEKFFDFTKTRREKNCGLGDNYVQEVKDKRNSGIYVRVKKSEDKDYVANVLINFTMDEANNVLYDQNLIVVEEGARAKIFFYHDVKAYDCSKADIFRNGLLSIVAEKNSQTEFIKVQNLSHCGINFETVKLYAMEKAKVTLYDIQLGAKINGASTSTYMPDQWAEVQIYPLYFADKTRRIDLEQNFIVNGKNSLGAITAKGALKNKAHKMFRGNIFLNRGCSKSIARFSDNTIMLDKTTVGSTIPTIFCDEDDVIGEHAASFEAVNKAKLYYLMTRGFDELSAKKLIIEAAFKPVFNRIDDEAIREKLLEEFRVSLETFI, translated from the coding sequence AACGGCTTGACTACACAAAAACTGATGTTCCCGCCCGCCCTTTTTGCAACTTAAACTGCCGGGCCGAAGATAAAAATATAGAGCAAATGCCGATTGACGAGTTTTTAAAAACCGCCCCATCGGAAGATATAGAAAAATTCTTTGACTTTACAAAAACAAGGCGCGAAAAAAATTGCGGACTTGGGGATAATTATGTTCAAGAGGTAAAGGATAAAAGGAATTCGGGTATTTATGTAAGGGTAAAAAAATCGGAAGATAAGGATTATGTTGCTAATGTCCTCATCAATTTTACGATGGACGAGGCTAACAATGTTCTTTATGATCAAAACCTCATTGTAGTTGAAGAAGGGGCAAGGGCTAAAATCTTTTTTTACCATGATGTGAAGGCCTACGACTGCTCAAAGGCCGACATTTTTAGAAACGGCTTATTAAGCATTGTCGCCGAAAAAAATTCTCAAACGGAATTTATAAAGGTGCAAAACCTATCGCATTGCGGCATCAACTTTGAAACCGTAAAACTCTATGCGATGGAGAAGGCTAAAGTTACTCTTTACGACATTCAGCTTGGAGCAAAGATAAACGGAGCGTCAACTTCTACCTATATGCCTGACCAATGGGCCGAGGTTCAAATATACCCCCTTTACTTTGCGGATAAGACAAGGCGCATCGACTTGGAGCAAAATTTTATCGTCAACGGAAAAAACTCCCTCGGCGCAATTACCGCAAAAGGAGCCTTAAAAAACAAGGCTCACAAGATGTTCCGCGGCAATATCTTTTTAAACAGGGGCTGCTCAAAGTCCATTGCCCGCTTTTCGGACAACACGATTATGCTGGATAAGACTACCGTCGGCTCTACAATCCCGACAATCTTTTGCGATGAAGATGATGTTATAGGAGAACACGCTGCTAGCTTTGAAGCCGTAAACAAGGCAAAGCTTTACTACCTTATGACCCGCGGCTTTGACGAGCTGAGTGCCAAAAAACTTATAATCGAAGCCGCCTTTAAACCTGTCTTTAACCGAATTGACGATGAAGCAATCAGAGAAAAGCTTTTGGAAGAGTTTAGGGTGAGCTTGGAAACTTTTATTTAA